The following DNA comes from Halobacteriovorax sp. HLS.
TACATCTCAACATCAACAGTAACCAAACACCAAGACCAACTAAGAGTAAGATTTGCCAGACTCTCCCTAGGTCAACATACTCATAACCTTGATGACCAAACCAAAAACTAAGGTCTAGATCAATCAACTGATGAATGGCCATCGCCTCACCAGTAAGTGAACCACCTACGACCACGAGTAATGCACCAAAGAGGAAGTTAACACCAAACCTTTGATACTTTGGGTCCTTACCACCATTTATAATTGGTGCAATGAATAGTCCAGCGGCCAGGAATGAAGTTGCAATCCAAAATAGTGCAATTTGAATATGCCACGTTCTAGCAAGCGAATAAGGAACTATCTTTGATAATGGAAGACCATAGAAATCTTGCCCTTCAACAGTGTAGTGAGCAAGAACACCACCTAAAACTATTTGTAAAATAAACAGTAAAATGACAGTCGACCAGTACTTCCATAGGGCCTTCATAGAAGGAGTTAACTTAAAATTCTTTAACGGATCTTCTTTTGGTAGTGTAGAACTTATTTCATCTTCTTCTTTTTTGAAAGCATAGTACCAAACAAGTAGACCTACTGCTAACAGAAGAATTACAAAAGAAATAACAGACCAGAATATATTTTCACCTGTTGGAACGTTATTGATCAACGGCTCATGGGGCCAGTTATTAGTGTACGTATGATCTTTACCTGGTCGATTAGAAGATGCTGCCCAAGTTGACCAATGAAAGAAGGCCATCATTTTTTCACGTTTTTCTACTGATGGTAGAACTTCTTCATGAATTGCATATGCTTTTCTGGTCTCTCTTAGTTCAGATGTATTACTAAATAAACTCATATAATAATTCTTAGTTTTAACGAAGGCCTGGTAACGAATTTCTGAGACCGTCACTTTAGAATTAACGACATTTGAATTTCTATAATCATCAAGCATTGATGCTTTAACCATCATTTGTTCATGAGTATTAAGCTCAGAAAACTTCTTTGAAAAGTTTAGCTTGCTGAAAATATCTTGATAATTAACTAACTCTCTATGTAACCAATCCGCTGTCCAATCTGGAGCCTGATAAGCTCCGTGCCCCCAAATAGAACCAATTTGCTGGCCACCAATAGATTGCCAAACAGTTTGGCCATCTAAAATGTCTTTTTCAGTGTAAATAACACCCACTGATTCGACCCTTAACTCACTGTAAATAGGAGGAGCACTTCTGTACACCTCACTGCCAAAAAAACCTAAAATAGTAAATGTTCCAGTTAGAACAAATACTAAGAGTAGCCAGTACTTTTTCATAAATTCCTCATCTATCAGTTTATTATTATAATATTTATAATTTATATTAATATATATTAAATATATCTTTGTAAATACCAAATATCAATGTATTAATAATTATGCGATTAAAAACAAAAACTGATTACTGTATCAGAGTGCTAATTCATCTACAGAAAATGGACTCTAAGTTAAGAATTCAAGATATAGCTGATGCTCTACAGGTTTCTAAGAATCATTTAAGTGTGGCCGTAAATAAGCTATCTGAACTAGGGTATATTCACTCAACGCAAGGTCCTAAGGGTGGTATTGAGTTTAATTATTCAGCAGGAGACAGGACTGTTGCAGAGCTAATATCCAAAGTTGAAGACTTTCAAGTTGTCGAATGCTTTGATCCTGCAAATAACTTATGTACCCTATCTTCAAACTGTAAGTTAAAAGGGATGCTCGCTAAATCAACAACAGCTTTCTTAGACGAGCTCAAGAAGTATAAGATCAAGGATCTTATATAAATAAGGCATTACTTTTCAGCAACAACCTTACTTTCTTTATCTTTGTTTAAAATTCTCCATTCAAGGTAGAAGCGGTTTAATTTCTGCTCGACATCAGCAATCTCAGTAC
Coding sequences within:
- a CDS encoding Rrf2 family transcriptional regulator, whose protein sequence is MRLKTKTDYCIRVLIHLQKMDSKLRIQDIADALQVSKNHLSVAVNKLSELGYIHSTQGPKGGIEFNYSAGDRTVAELISKVEDFQVVECFDPANNLCTLSSNCKLKGMLAKSTTAFLDELKKYKIKDLI
- a CDS encoding nitric-oxide reductase large subunit, which gives rise to MKKYWLLLVFVLTGTFTILGFFGSEVYRSAPPIYSELRVESVGVIYTEKDILDGQTVWQSIGGQQIGSIWGHGAYQAPDWTADWLHRELVNYQDIFSKLNFSKKFSELNTHEQMMVKASMLDDYRNSNVVNSKVTVSEIRYQAFVKTKNYYMSLFSNTSELRETRKAYAIHEEVLPSVEKREKMMAFFHWSTWAASSNRPGKDHTYTNNWPHEPLINNVPTGENIFWSVISFVILLLAVGLLVWYYAFKKEEDEISSTLPKEDPLKNFKLTPSMKALWKYWSTVILLFILQIVLGGVLAHYTVEGQDFYGLPLSKIVPYSLARTWHIQIALFWIATSFLAAGLFIAPIINGGKDPKYQRFGVNFLFGALLVVVGGSLTGEAMAIHQLIDLDLSFWFGHQGYEYVDLGRVWQILLLVGLGVWLLLMLRCIAPALKIAKDSKQLLLLFAASTIAIGLFYGGGLFYGARTHISIMEFWRWWVVHLWVEGFFEVFATVALAFIFVTLGLIKPRSATKASLLSTSIFLVGGIPGTFHHLYFSGTPTSVSAIGACFSALEVVPLVLIGYEAFHTFRVQNLTSWTKNYKWPVTFFVGVAFWNLIGAGVFGFLINPPIALYYLQGLNTTAVHAHGATFGVYGLLSLGLVLFIVQTAFNERKWNDRAVGIAFWGMNIGLGLMIVLSLLPIGMIQFSASLDVGLWYARGEEVMQSELIQNLRWLRAIGDIIFAIGALSYAVAVLDKTGLYKLKTTKAQGGDIDSEGESCCGSCS